The genomic DNA caaaaatgtttttgactTCTTCATGAAATTATCTATATATCATGATTTCTTTCATGCCTTATGGTAATGGCTCTACCTATGGTCCCATACTCCCACCGTAAGTAGATCTTGAccagttacaacttacaaccaCTCGTCAACCATGATTTTAACACAGAACTCCATAAAAGAGAGATGTTGAAAATCGGATGTGAAAACATTGTGGATTAAGATAACCCTGAACATTTCAACATATCGAAAGGGCACAATCcacattctcttctttttgtttaacgGAATGAGTTTGTCATAAGCCACTCCacatatctttattttgtttggtgataaTCGATTGAATGATTTTTCAGGCCTGTGAGTTTTACATAGAGATTATGCGATCTTGAAGCACGACAACTAGACATATATGAAATTTTGGGTGGATGATAAGAAACAAGAAGATCAACAAACTGATATATGGaaaggatgaaaaaaaaaaaaaaaatactgcgTTTTGCTCATGATACCGTTGACCGGAAGTGACCTTTGTTTTTAACCGTTCTAAAAACAATGATAATCCAAGTCATTTGTtcaataaaaaggtaaaaataaatGGCCCATGCAGGTTTCGAACCTGCGACCTTCGCGTTATTAGCAcgacgctctaaccaactgagctaatggGCCGTTTTGctaatgtttttattgttttactaTTTGAACTTTGTTACATGTCCTATTGTGCATGCACATTCTCAACACTGCTGACACGAATAAAATAACTTGTTTCCAATATTGAATACTACTggatttattaaattattccaCGGAAGAtggaaatatttatatatagtctaTAGATATCATATGAACATAGATATTATAATAAACCAccaaaattttcacaaatttgAAAAAAGATCTTGAGGAAGAGCGGCTAATGTGAAAGAGAGTTTGGTTTGTTCGATTGGAAGTTTGTAGGCTTGTTAGCTTAATAAATCACACACACTCAAGAAAGGTACTAACAAATATTGGGCCTAAAGCGTTATGCGTCGCTGGCGAAACAATCGTTAAGGACATATGAATTAAAAGTTTCGGATGTTAACTTCAGATTCAAAGTCTCCTACTGCTAAATAACGTCTATACCAAAACCACCTAACACCAAGTTTCTTCCCCTCCCCCCAACTAATGTACACTGCCATGCATATAACTTTGTTTTTAACCGTTTCTAAGACTGAAAATATTCATACAATAATAGCAAGTTGACTGCAAATGAATAAGTTTTTACCGAGAAGATCGTTGTACAATGTCGTtatcattttcaaaactatttgagcttttattataattaatcgtATAATTGAAGATGACGCCAAAGAGTAGATAATATTTTCCCTCCTACTTTCTGATCTAGATTTCGCCAttcgaagaaaacaaaaataaacagatGAAGAGAACAACACATAGCAAGGATATACGAGACCTATATATCTCACATTATGTAAAAAATTgcaatattaatttgtttatgggatattatatatttcttatattcTTGTTGAACAAAAAGTATTAGTTTATATAGTagtgccaaaaaaaacaaaaaaaaaacagttgaacAAATTATACAAAACGAGACTTCTAGATTTGTTTCAAGAATCAGTGTTAATAAAACATGCATGCTTGCAACGTCTgtaaacatacaaacaaacaaacaaaatgcctttaaataaaaatagaagaaaaatgcGGAACTTAGTACACTTTATGGTAATATAAGATTTTGGTTTGGAAATATAACCTCTAGTATTCAAATAAAGTTTGATCTTTGGGTCATAGGAAACCCCAACAACCATCTTACAAAATTAGTTGCATCTCACTTGACCTACTTCTCAAGACCCTTGTAacacaagaaaactaaaaatccTACAACACCCTCTTCTCAAAAACTTATATATCTCTTTGAAGTCCcaaccatcttcactaactccttATAATCTCtcacaaaaatatttacatttttcccAAAAGTTTGGATCAAAAGGGtttcatcagaagaagaagtatgAAACTCCTCCTTGTGTTCTTGATGGTTCACACCATCTTTATCCCATGCTTTTCCTTTGATCTACTGGGAAAGGATCATCCGTTAACCCTAGATTATTACAAGTCTACTTGTCCGACCGTGTTTGACGTCATCAAGAAAGAAATGGAATGCATAGTGAAGGAAGATCCTAGAAATGCAGCCATACTTATTCGTTTACACTTCCACGACTGCTTTGTCCAAGTAAGTACTCATTCACACACCTTTCTTGAAACGCAAGAAATCATCCCGACAAAGAAAATTCGTAACGGATGTGTCAAACGTTTACTGTTATTAAATACAGATTTTAATTATCTGAAAAAGGGTTGCTTTATGATATGGATGGTTAATTACTTTTTGAGGGTTAAAACGGTATTGCAGGGATGCGATGGATCAGTGTTGCTAGACGAAACAGAGTCACTAAAGGGAGAGAAGAAAGCTTCTCCGAACATAAACTCATTGAAAGGATACAAAATTGTAGACAGAATCAAGAACATAATCGAATCTGAATGTCCTGGAGTTGTTTCCTGCGCTGATCTTCTCACAATCAGTGCTAGAGATGCTACAATCCTGgtaaataaacaagaactaaACATATACTCTCTCAAAATAAATTtcgtatatatatcatatagtatCCTATGAATTATGAAATGAAACAACATTTTAAATTATGGTTTGAAGGTGGGTGGGCCTTACTGGGACGTTCCTGTTGGaagaaaagattcaaaatcAGCAAGCTACGCGCTTGCCACAACAAACCTCCCAACTCCAGAAGAGGCTTTGATCAGCATCATCGCTAAATTCTATGCTCAGGGTCTCTCTGTTGAAGACATGGTCGCTCTTATAGGTATTGTGGTAAACTAAGCCgaacaaattatttttggtattgtgGTAAACCGGATTACTAAAACCCTAACTTGACGAATAATCTAACTAGGAGCTCACACGATCGGAATGGCACAATGTCGGAACTTTCGATCAAGGATCTATGGAGATTTTCAAGTGACGTCAGCCCTAAATCCGATTTCGGAGACGTACTTGTCAAGTCTCAAAAAGATGTGCCCCTCGAACAGCGGTGAAGGTGATACCAATGTAACGGCAATAGACAACGTGACGCCAAATCTCTTCGATAACTCGATCTACCACACGCTGCTAAGAGGAGAAGGGTTGTTGAACTCGGACCAGGCTATGTACACGAGCATGTTCGGGATACAAACGCGGCGCATAGTGAGCAAGTATGCGGAGGATCCATTGGCTTTCTTCGAGCAATTCTCGAAGTCGATGGTGAAGATGGGGAACATTTTGAACTCTGAAAGCTTTGCTGATGGAGAAGTTAGAAGAAATTGCAGATTCGTGAAtacatgaacaaaacaaaacagtggAGGAAGAAACTATCTCcgataatttatttatttaagaaaaaaaaaatgaaaccaatcttattcttcttcttatgtctatttaaaaaaaatatagggttCTTGAATGTTTAAAAAGAGCTTCCTCTCATACAGTATCTTCTAAAgattttcaaatgatttataaattaaacTAGATGAAGCCCGCATTATTACGTgggtaaaaatttgaaaaacttattaagaataattaagtagtaatgtacatgttttagattttatcttgtaaaattttaatattgaatatggaCCTCTCATATAtcattttaatactctctcagttctattatataagagttttaaggctttttgttctattttataagattttctcAAATATATAggtacaatttttattaatataattatttgaactatgcagtatatttttctgttggttgaagttttataaataacataatatttatattaatctttgtgcttttacccaaaaactctAATAGGACAATGAGTACCATTGAAATATctataccatcataataaaccatattttaagcttaattacacatttcatcTCTTAATGCagataactaaatattttatatcaaacataattaatacataatatcaaatctatatcttagtaagaatggaaaatacaattaaaaattaacaaaatgtaattcgcaaaaaaactgaatcaacattttttaagatatatttgttatgttgttatctcataaatactaattttacctcatgtcttaatcaattttaaatgagtgaaatttattaaataaaaacatatataaagatataaaaacaTTCTCATCGTATaactgaagattcattcctataaattataatttattttgaattatcttatgttttgacaAATGgcttacaaa from Camelina sativa cultivar DH55 chromosome 7, Cs, whole genome shotgun sequence includes the following:
- the LOC104701512 gene encoding peroxidase 11 gives rise to the protein MKLLLVFLMVHTIFIPCFSFDLLGKDHPLTLDYYKSTCPTVFDVIKKEMECIVKEDPRNAAILIRLHFHDCFVQGCDGSVLLDETESLKGEKKASPNINSLKGYKIVDRIKNIIESECPGVVSCADLLTISARDATILVGGPYWDVPVGRKDSKSASYALATTNLPTPEEALISIIAKFYAQGLSVEDMVALIGAHTIGMAQCRNFRSRIYGDFQVTSALNPISETYLSSLKKMCPSNSGEGDTNVTAIDNVTPNLFDNSIYHTLLRGEGLLNSDQAMYTSMFGIQTRRIVSKYAEDPLAFFEQFSKSMVKMGNILNSESFADGEVRRNCRFVNT